A portion of the Deinococcus peraridilitoris DSM 19664 genome contains these proteins:
- a CDS encoding DUF3427 domain-containing protein has product MSPPEGLSSIYNVLNSTSTAFMGEVLREALRTSREVHICVSFLRFSGLNLFLDDIRRFLERGGTLRVVVSTYLNVSQPEAIGSLVRLVGEENVRLQDGPDGFHAKFYLFRQDARTASCWVGSSNFTKSGLFTSLEWNTRHDDMARVRECEVLFGEIWERPDVLPATPAALQDYAARYRAQHRNSVPPQPQEQTAQGPVPNAAQREALRELSRLRSEGQTKAAVVAATGIGKTYLAAFDARALERASGGRSIRVLFVAHREELLQQARTTYRQVLPGKTSGILAQGQHPGNVDMVFGTVQSLTRPEHSALLEQPYDYVVIDEFHHASADSYRRLLDTVRYRFLLGLTATPERVDGQDVLRLCDYNVAYEVRLPEAIDRGWLIPFHYFGIADEVDYEHVPWRHGQFDVTALENALMLNERTDLILRHALEKGYDGRRRATVGFCAGVRHAEFMAATFCERGRTAVAVTGRTGSAERRVVYQQFSDPNHPLEWLFVADVLNEGIDIPAINSLLFLRPTESPGLFLQQLGRGLRLHPDTEVLTILDFVGHHKNALLPLRALNSAALNVTEGRVLQQKLELNPPKHCAIVLEDKTQQMLLKLQQQTAGGWSKKALVKEAYQRLRAELSSPDRPELRRRPEIMDFWGRADLPDFGEVRRAFGSWLECRLQMGDADEWELAVQDDSLVARLLRAAESDLQAQRVYPYAVLWALSLYPEDVECGVRAFLERYPQWRLEGDIDVDAALRTLEKKPQFKDLLENGRWSAGLERRLKKDPRLSREIERRIEYTLASDYRVRHGGVLRTPADLVRYQGYRRSEIVNYFGVQFDPAKHNVGVLKFDGHFALLTQIDTSDARESHQYQNGFAPDWNLFNWQSQNRQSPLHGTGREIVEHGQTGTLVHLFVQGAKHSLYYYLGAVSIASVEGSEPFNALFQLPERLPEPLHYHFTK; this is encoded by the coding sequence ATGTCACCGCCAGAAGGTCTCAGTTCTATTTACAACGTACTGAACTCGACCTCTACCGCTTTTATGGGTGAAGTGCTGCGAGAGGCGTTGCGCACCTCCAGGGAAGTTCATATCTGCGTTTCCTTCCTTCGCTTCAGCGGGCTCAACCTTTTCCTGGATGATATTCGCCGCTTCCTCGAGCGTGGTGGCACGCTCAGGGTCGTCGTCTCGACGTACCTGAACGTTTCCCAACCAGAGGCCATCGGTAGCCTGGTGAGGCTCGTGGGAGAAGAGAACGTCCGGTTGCAGGACGGACCGGACGGCTTCCACGCGAAGTTCTACCTGTTTCGACAGGATGCCCGGACTGCCAGTTGCTGGGTGGGCTCATCGAATTTCACGAAGAGCGGACTGTTCACCAGCCTGGAGTGGAATACCCGTCACGACGACATGGCTCGTGTTCGAGAGTGCGAAGTGTTGTTCGGTGAGATCTGGGAGCGTCCTGACGTCCTTCCCGCGACGCCCGCCGCGCTGCAAGACTACGCCGCCCGTTACCGGGCTCAGCATAGGAACTCGGTGCCGCCCCAGCCCCAAGAGCAGACCGCACAGGGACCCGTGCCCAATGCTGCGCAGCGGGAGGCACTCCGTGAACTCTCACGGCTGCGCTCCGAAGGTCAGACCAAGGCCGCCGTCGTCGCCGCGACCGGAATCGGAAAGACCTACCTCGCCGCGTTCGATGCGCGAGCCCTCGAACGCGCCAGCGGTGGGCGTAGTATCCGAGTCCTGTTCGTCGCTCACCGCGAGGAGCTCCTCCAGCAAGCTCGAACGACCTACCGGCAGGTACTCCCGGGCAAGACCAGCGGCATCCTCGCTCAGGGGCAGCATCCGGGAAACGTCGACATGGTATTCGGGACAGTTCAGAGCCTCACCCGACCGGAGCACAGCGCGTTGCTGGAGCAGCCGTACGACTACGTGGTCATCGACGAGTTCCACCACGCCTCGGCGGACAGCTACCGGCGTTTGCTGGACACCGTGCGTTACCGTTTCCTGCTGGGCCTGACCGCAACGCCGGAGCGAGTGGACGGCCAAGACGTCCTTCGGTTGTGTGACTACAACGTGGCGTACGAAGTTCGCCTTCCAGAGGCCATCGACCGGGGTTGGTTGATTCCCTTTCACTACTTCGGCATCGCGGATGAGGTGGACTACGAACACGTTCCGTGGCGGCACGGGCAGTTCGACGTAACGGCGCTCGAAAACGCCTTGATGCTGAACGAACGCACCGACCTGATCCTGCGCCACGCGCTCGAGAAAGGGTACGACGGACGTCGACGAGCCACCGTAGGCTTCTGTGCCGGAGTCCGACACGCGGAATTCATGGCTGCCACTTTCTGTGAGCGGGGCCGTACGGCGGTCGCGGTCACGGGTCGTACCGGCTCGGCCGAGCGGCGCGTGGTGTATCAGCAGTTCAGCGACCCGAACCACCCGTTGGAGTGGTTGTTCGTCGCGGACGTTCTGAACGAGGGTATCGATATCCCGGCGATCAACAGTTTGCTGTTCCTCCGGCCCACGGAGTCGCCTGGGCTGTTCCTGCAGCAGCTCGGACGTGGCTTACGCCTCCATCCGGACACCGAGGTGCTGACCATCCTCGACTTCGTCGGGCACCATAAGAACGCTCTGCTTCCTTTGCGTGCCCTGAACTCGGCCGCGTTGAACGTCACGGAAGGCCGGGTGTTGCAACAGAAGCTGGAGCTGAACCCACCAAAGCACTGCGCGATCGTGCTGGAGGACAAGACACAGCAGATGCTGCTGAAGCTCCAGCAGCAGACGGCTGGTGGTTGGTCCAAGAAGGCCCTGGTGAAAGAAGCCTACCAGCGCTTACGAGCCGAGTTGAGCTCACCGGACCGACCGGAGTTGCGTCGTCGTCCTGAAATCATGGACTTCTGGGGTCGTGCGGACCTGCCGGACTTCGGAGAGGTACGCCGCGCTTTCGGGTCATGGTTGGAGTGCCGACTGCAGATGGGCGACGCGGACGAATGGGAACTGGCTGTGCAGGATGACAGCCTAGTGGCCCGCCTGCTGCGCGCCGCCGAGTCCGATCTGCAAGCGCAGCGGGTCTATCCCTACGCCGTCTTGTGGGCCTTGAGTCTGTATCCGGAGGACGTCGAGTGTGGCGTCCGTGCTTTTCTGGAACGCTACCCGCAATGGCGTCTCGAAGGTGACATCGATGTCGATGCAGCCCTCAGGACTTTGGAGAAAAAGCCTCAGTTCAAAGACCTCCTCGAGAACGGCCGGTGGTCGGCGGGACTCGAACGGCGCCTGAAGAAAGACCCGCGATTGTCTCGAGAAATCGAGCGGAGGATCGAGTACACCTTGGCATCCGACTACCGGGTGAGGCATGGTGGGGTACTTCGCACACCTGCGGACCTGGTCCGTTACCAGGGTTACCGGCGCAGCGAGATCGTCAATTACTTCGGGGTGCAGTTCGACCCGGCGAAACACAACGTCGGCGTCCTGAAATTCGACGGTCACTTCGCGCTGCTGACCCAGATCGATACCAGCGACGCACGGGAATCGCATCAGTACCAGAACGGATTCGCGCCCGACTGGAACCTTTTCAACTGGCAGAGCCAGAACCGCCAGTCTCCACTTCATGGCACCGGACGCGAAATCGTAGAGCATGGACAGACGGGAACACTGGTGCATTTGTTCGTCCAGGGCGCGAAACACAGCCTGTACTACTACCTGGGAGCGGTGAGCATCGCGAGTGTCGAAGGATCCGAGCCGTTCAACGCATTGTTCCAACTCCCTGAACGTCTCCCAGAACCTTTGCACTACCACTTCACGAAGTGA
- a CDS encoding DUF262 domain-containing protein, protein MRPDKQGLYELFERQERYTVPLYQRRYVWSQDRQWEPLWSDIRSRAEAVIEGGRIRPHFLGAIVLSPVRTFGRELHAKEVIDGQQRLTTFQLFLAAFRDISRDADPDLHAELVNLTDNSVGRKREEERFKVWPTRFDQPAFQRVLLSGDPQDVSSWVNGLRDSFTHVPRVALAYLYFHHQLREWFEGNGREGMNRLEALYEALRRHLQVVTIDLEEDDDPQVIFETLNARGERLLPSDLVRNHIFSRAAREESDVQRLYDTYWAEFDRENGFWRKEVQRGRLKRENLSWFLQHLLTFKLGEDIGEAHLFDAFKRWWSGSYANGRTEEGLQELQRQGEAYRRLAEPDASSRLGVLARRLDSLDISTLHPLLMYLLTDAGTDNHQLEMILADLESFVVRRFVVGLNSKNYNRLFVTLIQSLRDQGGAPHPLVRSFLNAGEGDSVRWPGDAEFRQSFLYDPAYLRLRPRGVATVLEALDVHLTTGKQEKLLLADRPSVEHVLPRKWHDNWSPPMAREGVADPEAWRNRILHSFGNLTLLTKSLNSSVSNASYEVKRPRIAQQSALRLNVFFQDQNSWDEDVIESRGLSLFEVAQQVWPHPGEFRAEPGRSLAAFVSPDTAVRQAAGLVADILPPGLTVSTSREGFRIHHSGWPKRLHYAVRTVDEDERIRVALYNTLPDADSRKEIAASAMQDLKPLVELDFSEQELLFGRDEWWVWLTVMFEAETSADRLVTALLHLIGVTSPRISQLLGTAVPTPRDAARPALDLATQALLERLPKGYTLNRDNIRENRHYRKVYCSKWPRSIHLELLDGSVEGILLVSFHDETGRKHPAKERMWGAYREVHHLAVEHFREFEVRSGSFNGSGDWQWLDVRVPIETAPEAVAEVMLRLLHLVEPVVTGALRGSEHQEGEPSHEVS, encoded by the coding sequence ATGCGTCCCGACAAACAAGGGCTGTATGAACTCTTCGAAAGACAGGAACGGTACACCGTGCCTCTTTACCAGCGTCGGTACGTGTGGTCGCAGGACCGTCAGTGGGAACCTCTCTGGAGTGATATCCGCTCTCGCGCAGAGGCAGTCATCGAGGGTGGAAGAATCAGGCCCCACTTTCTCGGTGCGATTGTCCTTTCTCCCGTGAGGACCTTCGGGCGTGAACTGCATGCGAAGGAAGTCATCGACGGTCAGCAGCGGCTGACGACTTTCCAGCTTTTCCTGGCAGCCTTCCGCGACATCTCCCGGGATGCCGATCCAGACCTGCACGCTGAACTGGTGAACCTGACCGACAACTCGGTCGGACGGAAACGAGAAGAAGAGCGGTTCAAGGTCTGGCCTACCCGTTTCGATCAGCCCGCGTTTCAGCGTGTTCTGCTGAGTGGAGATCCACAAGATGTATCTTCCTGGGTCAACGGGCTGAGGGACTCCTTCACCCACGTTCCCCGGGTTGCCCTCGCCTACCTGTACTTCCATCACCAGCTTCGCGAGTGGTTCGAAGGGAACGGCAGGGAAGGGATGAACCGGCTCGAGGCGCTATACGAAGCACTGAGGCGTCATCTGCAGGTCGTCACAATCGACCTCGAGGAGGATGACGATCCGCAGGTCATCTTCGAGACCCTCAACGCCCGTGGGGAACGTCTGCTGCCATCAGACCTCGTCAGGAACCACATCTTCTCGCGAGCGGCCCGCGAGGAATCCGACGTTCAGCGTCTGTACGACACGTACTGGGCTGAGTTCGACCGCGAGAACGGCTTCTGGCGGAAAGAAGTGCAGAGGGGCCGCCTCAAGAGGGAAAACCTCAGCTGGTTCCTGCAGCACCTTCTGACCTTCAAGCTGGGAGAGGACATCGGCGAGGCGCACCTCTTCGATGCATTCAAACGCTGGTGGTCCGGCTCTTATGCCAATGGCCGGACAGAAGAGGGACTACAGGAACTCCAGCGCCAGGGTGAAGCGTACCGACGTCTGGCGGAACCGGACGCCTCCTCACGTCTCGGTGTTCTGGCCCGTCGTCTTGACTCCCTGGATATCAGCACCCTGCACCCACTGCTGATGTACCTCCTGACAGACGCCGGTACCGACAACCACCAGCTCGAGATGATCCTCGCCGACCTGGAGTCTTTTGTGGTGCGTCGCTTCGTGGTGGGTCTCAACTCCAAAAACTACAACCGTCTTTTCGTCACGCTGATCCAGTCCCTGAGAGACCAGGGTGGCGCACCGCACCCTCTGGTGAGGTCGTTCCTGAATGCTGGAGAAGGGGACAGTGTGCGCTGGCCGGGCGATGCCGAATTCCGGCAGTCGTTCCTGTACGATCCGGCTTACCTGCGCTTGAGGCCAAGGGGCGTCGCGACAGTTCTGGAGGCGCTGGACGTTCACCTCACCACCGGAAAGCAGGAGAAGCTTCTTCTCGCTGACCGTCCATCGGTGGAGCATGTTCTGCCGCGAAAATGGCATGACAACTGGTCACCTCCGATGGCCAGGGAAGGTGTGGCTGACCCTGAGGCATGGCGGAACCGGATCCTGCACAGCTTCGGTAACCTGACACTTCTGACGAAAAGCCTGAATTCATCGGTCAGCAATGCCTCTTACGAGGTGAAACGCCCGAGGATCGCCCAGCAGAGTGCTTTGCGGCTGAATGTTTTTTTTCAGGACCAGAACAGCTGGGACGAGGACGTCATCGAGAGCCGTGGCCTGTCTCTCTTCGAGGTGGCTCAGCAGGTCTGGCCCCATCCAGGGGAATTCAGAGCCGAGCCAGGGAGGTCATTGGCTGCCTTCGTGAGCCCTGACACGGCGGTCCGCCAGGCGGCAGGGCTTGTTGCCGATATCTTGCCGCCTGGTTTGACTGTTTCCACCTCGAGAGAGGGGTTCAGAATCCACCACTCAGGTTGGCCAAAGCGCCTGCACTACGCGGTCCGTACCGTCGACGAAGACGAGCGGATCAGGGTCGCTCTGTACAACACCTTGCCTGATGCTGATTCCCGAAAGGAAATCGCGGCTTCTGCGATGCAGGATCTGAAGCCGCTGGTGGAACTGGATTTCAGCGAACAGGAACTGCTGTTTGGGAGAGACGAGTGGTGGGTATGGCTGACAGTGATGTTCGAAGCTGAAACTTCTGCAGATCGGCTTGTGACCGCGTTGTTGCATCTGATTGGCGTGACTTCTCCACGGATCAGCCAGCTGCTGGGTACTGCAGTGCCCACCCCGAGGGATGCGGCACGTCCCGCACTTGACCTGGCCACGCAGGCTCTCCTCGAGAGGCTTCCCAAGGGTTACACCCTCAACAGGGACAACATCAGGGAAAACCGACACTACCGGAAGGTGTATTGCTCGAAGTGGCCAAGAAGCATTCACCTCGAGCTCCTCGATGGCAGTGTGGAGGGAATTCTTCTGGTTTCCTTCCATGACGAGACCGGCAGGAAACACCCTGCCAAGGAGCGGATGTGGGGCGCTTACAGGGAAGTCCATCATCTGGCTGTGGAGCACTTCAGGGAATTCGAGGTTCGCAGCGGGAGTTTCAACGGCTCAGGTGACTGGCAGTGGCTGGATGTGCGTGTCCCGATCGAGACCGCCCCCGAGGCCGTGGCGGAAGTGATGTTGCGGCTGCTCCATCTGGTCGAGCCTGTGGTCACCGGCGCTCTGCGTGGTTCTGAACATCAGGAGGGGGAGCCGAGTCACGAAGTGAGCTGA
- a CDS encoding GIY-YIG nuclease family protein, with product MNDPQAQQAIGEAGSTGETAVLKSLGFPAMQLVSGRLSIADLYARDKRCGVYVLRFRGGEYYAGQAVDVSRRFGNHRKAHADIEAITFQPAGKRDLDEVKRQVIHTLEGSSFRLRNIAHMSVVEGERDLDALITPEEQNAWLEGNLLPDAEGAVDDPDLRRRYRSRFESFRQTGGSEEASLLLGLYLQRCLPRERQTELSFWAVSCLPTTKLLYPDLRVLYRVNLNMMEVFTASQSQGQNGYSFHLARSPLEQEWGEDWPLVLEDSGLKVIGDLYAPGGHDQASLFASSAELAFMLLEYPVFRRAARLMNLRLMRKGPTYYAQFHCFDLAEYAREVLAREEAVEGQST from the coding sequence ATGAACGACCCCCAAGCTCAGCAGGCCATCGGGGAAGCGGGCAGTACCGGAGAAACGGCGGTTCTGAAGTCCTTGGGCTTTCCTGCCATGCAGCTCGTCTCAGGACGGCTTTCCATCGCCGATCTTTATGCCCGGGACAAGCGCTGCGGAGTGTACGTGCTGCGCTTCAGGGGCGGTGAGTACTACGCCGGTCAGGCGGTGGATGTCTCGCGGCGCTTCGGAAATCACCGGAAGGCCCACGCTGACATCGAGGCCATCACCTTCCAGCCTGCTGGAAAGCGGGACCTGGACGAGGTGAAGAGACAGGTCATCCATACCCTGGAGGGCTCGTCTTTCCGCCTGCGCAACATCGCCCACATGAGCGTCGTGGAAGGCGAACGCGACCTCGATGCGCTCATCACTCCGGAGGAACAGAACGCCTGGCTCGAGGGAAACCTCCTGCCTGACGCCGAAGGAGCGGTGGACGACCCCGACCTCCGCCGGAGGTACCGTTCACGCTTCGAGTCTTTCCGGCAGACCGGGGGGTCGGAAGAAGCGTCGCTGCTGCTCGGACTGTACCTTCAGCGTTGCCTTCCCAGGGAGAGGCAGACCGAACTGAGTTTCTGGGCAGTGTCGTGCCTGCCCACCACGAAACTGCTCTACCCGGATCTGCGGGTCCTGTACCGGGTGAACCTCAACATGATGGAGGTCTTCACCGCTTCCCAGTCGCAGGGCCAGAACGGGTACAGCTTCCACCTCGCTCGCTCGCCCCTCGAACAGGAGTGGGGTGAAGACTGGCCTCTGGTGCTGGAAGACTCGGGCCTGAAAGTCATCGGGGACCTGTACGCGCCCGGAGGCCACGATCAGGCCAGCCTGTTCGCCTCGTCCGCCGAGCTGGCTTTTATGCTGCTCGAGTACCCGGTCTTCCGTCGGGCGGCGAGGTTGATGAACTTGCGTCTGATGCGCAAGGGGCCGACGTACTACGCCCAGTTTCACTGCTTCGATCTGGCGGAGTACGCCCGCGAGGTGCTGGCCCGTGAAGAAGCAGTGGAAGGGCAGTCGACCTGA
- a CDS encoding site-specific integrase codes for MSRKIQGRRNRTRANGEGGITAIRDSKGRITGYKASLTIGYGQEGRQLRKWFRGKNREEVQKKLSNAQYEKNQGFFLTAEDPTLADYLHSWIDVRATHDLAELTVRHYRSLLKNHISPKLGEKRLTRLGAQDLDGLYRQMLQKGLSPRMAQMAHVMLHCALKQALKWGKVVRNVAEAATPPKVPPTRADAWTREEAVRFLDAIRQDDLYPLFFLAIMTGLRRGELLGLHWEDIDFPRRELHVRHNLIPAPGGPKLTKPKTEASQRSILLAPDSIEVLREHEALQQARRTAMGEQWQEQGLVFPSNVGTPYQPRNLQRSFDRLVRKAEVRRIRLHDLRHTSASLSILKGSSPKEVADRMGHRDPHFTNRVYVHLFPEQRQTAVLSLVDLLPEDE; via the coding sequence ATGTCACGCAAGATTCAGGGCCGGCGGAACCGTACCCGTGCCAACGGGGAAGGCGGGATCACTGCCATACGGGACAGTAAAGGCCGCATCACCGGTTACAAGGCCAGCCTCACTATCGGTTACGGCCAGGAGGGCAGACAGCTCCGGAAGTGGTTCCGTGGCAAGAACCGCGAGGAAGTCCAGAAGAAGCTCAGCAACGCGCAGTACGAAAAGAACCAGGGTTTCTTTCTGACCGCAGAGGACCCGACACTGGCAGACTACCTGCACAGCTGGATCGACGTTCGCGCCACACATGACCTGGCCGAACTCACCGTTCGCCATTACCGCTCTCTGCTCAAGAACCACATCTCCCCAAAGCTGGGAGAAAAGCGGCTCACCAGACTCGGCGCGCAAGACCTCGACGGCCTCTACCGGCAGATGCTGCAGAAAGGGCTCAGCCCACGTATGGCGCAGATGGCGCACGTGATGCTGCACTGCGCGCTGAAGCAGGCCCTCAAATGGGGGAAGGTGGTCCGCAACGTCGCGGAAGCTGCCACGCCACCGAAGGTGCCGCCCACCCGCGCCGACGCCTGGACCAGAGAAGAAGCCGTGCGTTTCCTCGACGCGATCCGGCAGGATGATCTGTACCCCTTGTTCTTCCTGGCGATCATGACCGGATTACGCCGTGGTGAACTCCTAGGCCTGCACTGGGAGGACATCGACTTTCCGCGCCGGGAGCTTCACGTGCGCCACAACCTGATCCCCGCGCCGGGAGGACCGAAACTCACCAAACCCAAGACCGAAGCCAGTCAGCGCAGCATCCTTCTCGCTCCCGATTCCATCGAGGTGTTGCGCGAACACGAAGCTCTCCAGCAGGCACGCAGGACCGCCATGGGTGAGCAGTGGCAGGAACAGGGACTCGTGTTCCCCTCCAACGTCGGTACTCCCTACCAGCCACGCAACCTGCAGCGCAGCTTCGACCGCCTGGTCCGAAAGGCAGAAGTACGCCGCATCCGGCTTCACGACCTGCGTCATACTTCGGCTTCGCTGTCGATCCTGAAAGGCAGCAGCCCGAAAGAAGTCGCTGACCGCATGGGTCACCGTGATCCCCACTTCACCAACAGGGTTTACGTTCACCTCTTCCCGGAACAACGCCAGACCGCCGTCCTCTCGCTGGTGGACCTGCTCCCCGAAGACGAATAG
- a CDS encoding MerR family transcriptional regulator yields the protein MPSPLEPYREGAFDLAEFVRTANELLSHYLPEVETPSEGSSRFKEQLNERLVRHYATLGLLDAPEKAGRENRYTYTHLVQLLALRKLQAEGHNTRTIEGLLQGRSDAELTALLEGGTRMEVMTGNPALAYLTQLKDSSLLSQTMGTVTLGIAPKRSASPSLFEAPDHSSTSRSRSRRWIRSEVDDGLEFFVREDYRPPKSRSEKQALLERITALIEEPSRKKKT from the coding sequence ATGCCCTCTCCCCTTGAGCCATACCGTGAGGGTGCGTTCGACTTGGCCGAGTTCGTCCGAACGGCCAACGAACTCCTTTCCCACTACCTCCCCGAGGTGGAAACTCCCTCCGAGGGCTCATCACGCTTCAAGGAGCAGCTCAACGAGCGGCTCGTTCGGCATTACGCCACGCTCGGCCTCCTCGACGCCCCTGAAAAAGCCGGAAGAGAAAACCGTTACACCTACACCCACCTTGTGCAACTCCTCGCCCTTCGCAAACTGCAGGCCGAAGGACACAACACCAGAACCATCGAGGGCCTGCTCCAAGGCAGGAGCGACGCAGAACTCACGGCCCTGCTGGAAGGCGGCACACGCATGGAGGTCATGACCGGCAATCCCGCGCTGGCTTACCTCACCCAGCTGAAGGACTCCTCACTGCTCAGCCAGACCATGGGCACCGTCACTCTGGGAATCGCTCCCAAAAGAAGCGCCTCCCCTTCCCTGTTCGAGGCTCCCGACCACTCGAGCACCTCACGCAGCAGAAGCCGACGCTGGATCCGCTCGGAAGTCGACGATGGTCTGGAGTTCTTCGTGAGGGAAGACTACCGGCCCCCAAAAAGCAGGAGCGAGAAACAGGCCCTGCTGGAACGCATCACAGCACTCATCGAAGAACCCAGCCGCAAGAAAAAAACCTGA
- a CDS encoding vWA domain-containing protein produces the protein MSGQPIHGAREAAKALVRQLSPEDRIAVVTFETQAEVVVPSTLARNTALLEQTIDGIDIRGRTALFDGWGLAAMKVSRHLKQDALNRVVLLSDGCANVGLRKPDEIAGHVQELARRGVSTSTYGLSDHYDEVLLETMSIAGDGNYAYVEHLQQLTPLFDAELSGLQSTHGRLTSLGIEPNGELDITIADVLNDYRRTETGRLKLPNLIAGTPVETIIKVHVSGKSALQPGDTASLLRIRLAWTDTGSGERRVLRTSLKLPVLSASEVQSLPEDADVKDKITSLRIAREKDESTRSIDRGDYPAAYESVRRARQLSLNLAGFETSSRESGELDDIESSLQSNEYAKARKLASSQSHTRKRKG, from the coding sequence ATGTCAGGCCAGCCGATCCATGGTGCCCGCGAAGCCGCCAAGGCCCTCGTGAGGCAACTCTCCCCCGAAGACCGGATCGCGGTGGTGACCTTCGAAACCCAGGCGGAAGTCGTCGTTCCCAGCACCCTCGCCAGAAACACCGCGCTGCTGGAGCAGACGATCGACGGCATCGATATCCGGGGGAGGACAGCCCTCTTCGACGGTTGGGGTCTCGCCGCGATGAAAGTCAGCCGACACCTGAAACAGGACGCCCTGAACCGCGTGGTCCTGCTTTCCGACGGCTGCGCGAATGTCGGCCTCCGAAAACCGGATGAGATCGCCGGTCACGTTCAGGAGCTGGCGCGGCGTGGCGTCAGCACCAGCACCTATGGACTCAGCGACCACTACGACGAGGTCCTGCTGGAAACCATGAGCATCGCCGGAGACGGCAACTACGCTTACGTCGAACACCTCCAACAGCTCACACCACTTTTCGACGCCGAACTCAGTGGCCTCCAGTCAACCCATGGCCGTCTCACCAGCCTCGGAATCGAACCCAACGGCGAACTCGACATCACCATCGCCGATGTCCTCAACGACTACAGACGCACGGAAACTGGGCGCCTGAAACTCCCCAACCTCATCGCCGGTACTCCCGTCGAGACCATCATCAAGGTTCACGTATCGGGAAAGTCAGCGCTCCAGCCGGGCGACACTGCCAGCCTCCTGAGAATCAGGCTCGCCTGGACGGACACGGGAAGCGGAGAACGGCGTGTGCTGCGCACCTCGCTCAAGCTTCCCGTCCTTTCCGCCAGCGAAGTGCAGTCCCTGCCTGAAGACGCCGATGTGAAGGACAAAATCACCTCACTGCGCATCGCACGGGAAAAGGATGAATCCACCCGGAGCATCGACAGGGGCGACTACCCGGCGGCCTACGAGTCCGTCCGCCGTGCACGGCAGCTTTCGCTGAACCTCGCAGGCTTCGAAACCTCGAGCCGAGAGAGTGGGGAACTCGACGACATCGAATCCTCCCTCCAGTCCAACGAGTACGCCAAGGCCCGCAAGCTCGCCAGCAGCCAATCCCATACCCGCAAACGGAAAGGCTGA